Proteins found in one Terribacillus sp. DMT04 genomic segment:
- a CDS encoding AbrB/MazE/SpoVT family DNA-binding domain-containing protein, whose protein sequence is MELAKLSSKGQITVPKHIREVLDVGEGDHVAFVEEGGIVFMSKADLNSIHGLQEILSDSKFKEVVQKAKSLK, encoded by the coding sequence ATGGAATTAGCAAAGCTTAGCTCAAAAGGGCAAATTACAGTGCCGAAGCACATTCGGGAGGTACTGGATGTCGGGGAAGGGGACCATGTGGCATTTGTAGAAGAAGGCGGGATTGTGTTCATGTCAAAAGCTGATCTTAATTCTATTCATGGCCTGCAGGAAATTCTAAGTGACAGCAAATTCAAGGAAGTCGTCCAGAAAGCTAAATCACTAAAATAG
- a CDS encoding cation:proton antiporter regulatory subunit — translation MNIRESDLPGIGKKFELMTDNDDKVVVVIHDDGRREVYHYDDDDLEESISGVTFTDSEARQLASIIGGMTYKPKAVETIEVAFDDLVIEWYKLGPSAPIVGKTIGEIGIRQNYNINIIGIIRKDHSKQLNPGVDSVFKSGDTLVISGERADLKRANNELFLRERG, via the coding sequence ATGAATATTCGAGAATCAGATCTACCTGGTATTGGAAAGAAGTTTGAGCTGATGACGGACAATGACGATAAAGTTGTGGTGGTTATTCATGATGACGGCCGCAGAGAAGTATACCACTATGACGATGATGATTTGGAAGAAAGCATTTCCGGTGTGACGTTTACAGATTCCGAAGCAAGGCAGCTCGCTTCCATTATCGGCGGCATGACGTATAAGCCAAAAGCGGTGGAAACGATTGAAGTTGCATTTGATGACTTGGTAATTGAATGGTATAAGCTTGGGCCAAGCGCGCCAATTGTCGGGAAGACAATCGGAGAAATCGGCATCCGTCAAAATTATAATATCAATATTATTGGTATTATTCGTAAAGATCACTCCAAGCAGCTTAATCCTGGTGTTGATTCTGTATTCAAGAGCGGTGACACCCTTGTCATTTCTGGTGAGCGTGCAGATTTGAAACGCGCCAACAATGAGCTATTTTTAAGGGAAAGGGGATAA